One window from the genome of Oceanisphaera sp. IT1-181 encodes:
- a CDS encoding HAMP domain-containing protein, translating to MAWRYVEHDGQSLLMIAVKLLALREQMLAAYRLKLLLTLAVGALMAFVLGGWVSRRALQPLRALGSKAESIDVRRLHVRLHKADLPQELQGLQHSLNQMLARLEAGFTQLSRFSEDLAQEVRTP from the coding sequence TTGGCCTGGCGTTATGTGGAGCATGATGGCCAATCATTGCTGATGATTGCCGTTAAGTTATTAGCACTCCGTGAGCAAATGCTGGCCGCCTATCGCTTGAAGTTACTGCTGACGCTGGCGGTGGGTGCCTTGATGGCGTTTGTGCTGGGCGGCTGGGTGAGTCGGCGAGCGTTGCAACCTTTGCGAGCGCTAGGGAGCAAGGCGGAGTCGATTGACGTGCGTCGCTTGCACGTGCGTTTGCATAAAGCTGATTTGCCCCAAGAGCTGCAAGGTTTGCAACATAGCCTCAATCAAATGCTGGCGCGCCTAGAAGCAGGTTTTACCCAGCTGTCGCGCTTTTCTGAAGATTTAGCCCAGGAAGTGCGCACCCCCTAA
- a CDS encoding ATP-binding protein, protein MVQTERTLRKPRPLEEYEGLLASHQEEYERLSRMVDSILFLARTEQPQASLNQSWVNLSKLTEQLCEYFEGMAEEAQMALLNEVSLTSAQGVDAKQALTLVWADEDLLRRALANLLSNALRYGAKGQPIRLSSYHQSGKTVTQVSNQGPVIAEPQLAPLFERFYRCDPSRANPRQTGGLGLSIVRSIMQLHQGRAWVESENHGVRFMLVFPDQEPLVV, encoded by the coding sequence ATGGTGCAAACTGAGCGCACCTTACGTAAACCTCGGCCTTTGGAAGAATATGAAGGCCTATTGGCCTCTCATCAAGAAGAGTATGAGCGTTTATCGCGCATGGTCGACAGCATCTTATTTTTAGCCAGAACAGAACAGCCACAAGCGTCGTTGAATCAGAGCTGGGTCAATTTGAGCAAGCTGACAGAGCAGTTGTGTGAGTATTTTGAAGGCATGGCCGAAGAGGCACAGATGGCGCTGCTGAATGAGGTCAGCTTGACCAGCGCTCAGGGTGTGGATGCTAAGCAAGCACTTACTTTGGTGTGGGCTGATGAAGATTTATTACGCCGTGCATTAGCAAATCTGCTGAGTAATGCCTTGCGCTACGGTGCCAAGGGACAGCCTATTCGGCTCAGCAGTTATCATCAGTCAGGCAAGACCGTGACCCAGGTGAGTAATCAGGGGCCGGTAATCGCCGAGCCACAACTAGCGCCGTTATTCGAGCGCTTTTATCGCTGTGATCCGTCCCGTGCTAACCCTAGGCAAACCGGCGGTTTGGGTTTGTCGATTGTGCGCTCTATTATGCAATTGCATCAGGGGCGGGCTTGGGTCGAGAGCGAGAACCACGGCGTGCGTTTTATGTTGGTGTTTCCGGATCAGGAGCCGTTAGTAGTGTGA
- a CDS encoding AzlC family ABC transporter permease, giving the protein MASWRSALSLTFPVMMGYLPLGAVFGVLWVDANLTWYWAPLMSIIVYAGALQYLAVGMLAAGIGWIDLAVASLLVNFRHLFYGLSLYHLLPKGVLGKPYFIFGITDETYSLLSASGQVTDSKTALQVVAFNQGYWILGTLIGMVLAKGLPPGLQGLDFALTALFTVLAVEQIRAKKDWGAVLLGLVAAAVAGFWVSEYFLLAASIMLVLVLLAWPQPRLQEDKA; this is encoded by the coding sequence ATGGCCAGTTGGCGTAGCGCCTTGTCGCTCACATTTCCGGTGATGATGGGGTATTTACCCTTGGGAGCCGTATTTGGCGTGCTGTGGGTGGATGCAAATCTAACTTGGTATTGGGCGCCCTTGATGAGCATCATTGTGTATGCGGGCGCGCTGCAATATTTGGCGGTGGGCATGCTGGCGGCTGGCATCGGCTGGATTGATCTGGCGGTGGCCTCCTTGCTGGTGAATTTTCGCCACCTTTTTTATGGCTTGTCGCTCTACCATTTATTACCGAAAGGCGTGCTGGGCAAGCCCTATTTTATTTTTGGTATTACCGACGAAACTTACTCTTTGCTGAGTGCCTCCGGTCAGGTAACCGACAGTAAAACTGCGCTGCAAGTGGTGGCCTTTAATCAAGGCTATTGGATACTGGGCACTTTGATTGGCATGGTACTGGCGAAAGGCCTACCACCTGGCTTACAAGGTTTAGACTTTGCCCTCACGGCGTTATTTACCGTGTTGGCGGTAGAACAAATTCGAGCGAAAAAAGACTGGGGAGCAGTCCTGCTTGGGTTAGTGGCCGCCGCAGTGGCGGGATTCTGGGTCAGTGAGTACTTCTTATTGGCCGCCTCCATTATGTTGGTATTAGTCTTATTGGCATGGCCGCAACCTCGATTACAGGAGGATAAAGCATGA
- a CDS encoding branched-chain amino acid transporter permease: MSELDYLISALIMAAVTFGLRAFPFVARGFIAHHKRIQILGRRLPVAMMVLLTLYAMNVHNWSQPSDGYAQIIAVIVVAVLQLWRRQALLSILTGTLVYMALMNGWFGL; this comes from the coding sequence ATGAGCGAACTGGATTATCTTATCAGCGCGCTGATCATGGCGGCGGTCACCTTTGGTTTGCGGGCGTTTCCGTTTGTAGCTCGCGGCTTTATTGCCCATCATAAACGCATCCAAATACTAGGTCGGCGCTTACCGGTGGCCATGATGGTACTGTTGACCCTATATGCCATGAATGTGCACAATTGGAGCCAGCCCAGTGATGGTTACGCACAAATTATCGCTGTAATAGTAGTGGCCGTGCTGCAGTTATGGCGCCGACAAGCCTTGCTCAGTATTTTAACCGGCACGCTGGTTTATATGGCGCTGATGAACGGCTGGTTTGGGCTGTAA
- a CDS encoding ParB-like protein: MYIKNVHTKTALPISLALLLITIPALASDNTPKSNPKPINIIQLSLSDLRPTQAIVGFDQVYYKLGSFQFDAEKLYDEICEVNGQQGVATLPATATPNLAASFSCQQPVGTQPQGMKTVVIGPDDHYYLTDGHHTFNVFWQMPQGGPDFKVHVRVEQDYRHLKSMADFWQTMAADGHVWLSNQDSHAITPAELPPTLGLAGFGNDPYRALMYFSRDVGWNKPQAPIPFLEFYWTKELRKGIDVNDFDLASAAGYRQAIEASSRYLLNVKTDDVGGSGLSATAMGRFDEFQQAGLDKLLRKAGKVDYMLRYKTASSGNGLAYDQAVLNAPSVTQLNPLTLQASQSYNAYPATVGSTNINAIVEIPAGTLAKWELDGEDDSRIIWEMKNDKPRIVNYLGYPGNYGTIPRTALPKELGGDGDPLDVLILGQAIARGAVVSARLIGVMEMLDHGEQDDKLIAVLTQDSPFAQVQTLAQLETEFPGVKDIVSTWFTSYKGAGADIKVLDWKDEQAARAILRQAQAQFP; encoded by the coding sequence ATGTATATAAAAAATGTGCATACCAAAACAGCCTTACCAATCAGCCTAGCGCTGTTATTGATAACTATTCCTGCTTTGGCAAGCGATAACACGCCTAAATCTAATCCTAAACCTATAAATATTATTCAGTTGAGCTTGAGTGACTTGCGACCCACACAAGCCATCGTCGGCTTTGATCAGGTTTACTATAAATTAGGGAGCTTTCAGTTTGACGCCGAGAAGTTGTATGACGAAATATGCGAAGTGAATGGTCAACAAGGTGTGGCAACGCTGCCTGCCACCGCCACACCTAACCTCGCCGCCAGTTTTAGCTGCCAGCAGCCCGTAGGCACACAGCCACAAGGTATGAAAACCGTGGTTATCGGCCCTGATGATCACTACTACCTCACCGATGGTCACCACACATTTAACGTATTTTGGCAGATGCCCCAAGGCGGCCCTGACTTTAAGGTGCACGTGCGGGTCGAGCAAGACTACCGTCACCTAAAATCAATGGCCGACTTTTGGCAAACCATGGCGGCTGATGGCCATGTTTGGTTATCGAACCAAGATAGCCACGCCATTACGCCGGCAGAGCTGCCGCCTACATTAGGGCTGGCAGGTTTTGGTAATGACCCTTATCGTGCCTTGATGTATTTCTCCCGTGACGTGGGCTGGAATAAACCCCAAGCGCCGATTCCTTTTTTAGAGTTTTATTGGACGAAAGAGCTGCGTAAAGGCATAGATGTGAATGACTTTGATTTGGCTAGCGCCGCCGGTTATCGCCAAGCGATTGAGGCCAGTAGTCGATATCTACTCAACGTGAAAACCGATGATGTAGGCGGCTCGGGTTTATCTGCAACAGCCATGGGGCGTTTTGATGAATTTCAGCAAGCTGGGCTGGATAAACTGCTGCGAAAAGCTGGCAAAGTAGATTACATGTTGCGCTATAAAACGGCGTCTAGCGGCAATGGCTTAGCTTACGATCAAGCCGTGCTCAACGCCCCCAGTGTGACTCAGTTAAATCCACTCACACTTCAAGCTAGTCAGAGTTATAACGCCTATCCCGCCACCGTGGGCAGCACTAACATTAATGCCATTGTTGAAATTCCGGCCGGTACTTTGGCTAAATGGGAGTTAGATGGGGAAGACGATAGCCGCATTATTTGGGAAATGAAAAACGATAAACCGCGCATTGTAAATTACCTCGGCTATCCCGGAAATTACGGCACTATACCGCGCACTGCTTTGCCGAAAGAGCTCGGAGGAGACGGAGATCCATTGGATGTGTTGATCTTAGGTCAAGCCATAGCGCGGGGTGCCGTGGTCAGTGCACGCTTGATTGGCGTTATGGAAATGCTCGATCATGGTGAGCAGGACGATAAGTTAATCGCAGTGTTAACCCAAGACTCGCCATTTGCACAGGTGCAAACGTTGGCTCAGTTAGAGACTGAGTTTCCCGGCGTGAAAGACATAGTGAGTACTTGGTTTACTAGCTATAAAGGGGCGGGTGCGGATATCAAAGTATTGGACTGGAAAGATGAGCAGGCGGCGCGTGCTATTTTGCGCCAAGCGCAAGCGCAGTTTCCATAA